A genomic stretch from Primulina huaijiensis isolate GDHJ02 chromosome 14, ASM1229523v2, whole genome shotgun sequence includes:
- the LOC140957422 gene encoding uncharacterized protein gives MRPQMQRKPFSFSNSTPLQSPPSKITSLQEINKNLSEFRRRSAVPPPSSSDQPPSLQDLYIKNINSRTDGSNSTTASKYLSTATGGKVSFDTIRDSLRQLRATKMSQRHQNDSTGKPMDPMSLARFKESLKLKPGEMNVPQLIIGGSDRLPASLIGKDKKDVGGKDNEASTAGRLKFLRPYSFEEMGKKLESLRPEKKGKWFSLQELNDRLDRMRVLEEKEIEARGSSFLYRELRESLVTINSKSEGQAKRDMHKQYIFSLGGTPSFMLEPPKDHLVEKYFHPDHMSSADKLKLELQKVRDEFKMSESDCGSARVQVAQLTTKIKHLSTLLNKKDKHSRKGLQEMVQRRKKLLRYLRRTDWDSYTLVLSKLGLRDNPDLKA, from the exons ATGCGACCCCAAATGCAACGTAAACCCTTTTCCTTTTCAAATTCTACACCCCTGCAGTCGCCCCCTTCTAAAATCACTTCCttacaagaaattaataaaaatctcTCCGAGTTCCGCCGCCGTTCTGCTGTCCCACCTCCATCTTCCTCTGATCAACCTCCCTCACTCCAAGATCTCTACataaaaaacataaattcaCGAACTGACGGCTCTAATTCAACCACTGCATCTAAATACCTGTCCACCGCCACAGGTGGCAAGGTCTCATTTGACACTATTCGCGACAGCTTGCGTCAGTTGCGGGCCACGAAAATGTCTCAGAGACATCAAAATGATTCTACTGGGAAGCCCATGGATCCAATGTCACTTGCAAG GTTCAAAGAAAGCTTGAAGTTGAAACCTGGGGAAATGAATGTGCCTCAATTGATCATTGGAGGCAGTGATAGGTTACCCGCATCATTAATTGGAAAGGATAAAAAGGACGTTGGTGGTAAAGATAATGAGGCTTCTACTGCAGGGAGATTGAAATTTTTGAGGCCATACAGTTTTGAGGAGATGGGTAAGAAGCTTGAAAGTTTGAGGCCGGAAAAGAAGGGGAAGTGGTTTTCTTTGCAGGAGTTAAATGATAGGCTTGATAGAATGAGGGTGCTTGAGGAAAAGGAGATTGAAGCAAGGGGTTCGTCATTCCTTTACAGAGAATTGAGGGAAAGCCTTGTGACTATTAATTCGAAGTCCGAGGGGCAGGCCAAGAGAGAta TGCATAAACAATACATTTTTAGCCTTGGTGGAACCCCAAGCTTTATGTTGGAACCTCCAAAGGACCATCTGGTGGAAAAG TATTTTCATCCTGACCATATGTCATCTGCTGACAAATTGAAGTTGGAGCTTCAAAAGGTAAGAGATGAATTTAAGATGTCGGAATCAGATTGTGGATCTGCCCGTGTTCAAG TTGCTCAGCTCACCACGAAGATCAAGCATCTGTCAACCCTTTTGAACAAGAAG GATAAGCATTCCCGAAAGGGACTTCAAGAAATGGTTCAGAGGAGGAAAAAGTTATTGAGGTATCTCCGAAGAACCGACTGGGATTCTTACACTCTTGTTCTCTCGAAGCTTGGCCTCCGCGACAATCCAGATTTAAAGGCTTAA